In Streptomyces sclerotialus, one genomic interval encodes:
- a CDS encoding sodium:solute symporter family protein has translation MITLAEGLRLPTNGLDYTILAIYFAVVLGIGFAAKRSVKTSLDFFLSGRSLPAWVTGLAFVAANLGATEILGMAANGAQYGAYTVHWYWIGAIPAMVFLGLVMMPFYYGSKVRSVPEFLLHRFGPSSHLLSSIIFAVSSVLIAGVNLYAMAIVLEALLGWPEWVAIVVAGFFVLAYITIGGLSSAIYNEVLQFFVILAALIPLTVVGLKRVGGWDGLTSSLTDSHGGDFLTAWGGTGIGESNPLGANWLTIVLGLGFVMSFGYWTTNFAEVQRALSAKNLSAAKRTPLIAAFPKIFIPMVVVVPGLIALVMEPSLGKTKDGLQYNDAIPVLMRDLLPNGVLGIAVTGLLAAFMAGMAANVSSFNTVFTNDIWAAYLKKGREDAYYLKTGRVVTAVGVLIGMGTAFIASSFSNIMNYLQTLFSFFNVPLFVVFIIGMFWKRTSAAAGFWGLLSGTVAAMVNYFWFYKQGIIAIPSDQGANFVSSIVAFVVGAVVMFVITLVTKPKPAESLAGLVYGTRSPGMEELPAEGDDAWYRKPALLGWGAVVLAAVCYIPFSF, from the coding sequence ATGATCACGTTGGCCGAAGGGCTACGCCTCCCGACGAACGGGCTCGACTACACCATCCTGGCGATCTACTTCGCCGTCGTCCTGGGCATCGGCTTCGCCGCCAAACGCAGCGTGAAGACCAGCCTGGACTTCTTCCTGTCCGGCCGGTCACTGCCCGCCTGGGTCACCGGCCTCGCGTTCGTCGCCGCCAACCTCGGCGCCACCGAGATCCTCGGCATGGCCGCCAACGGCGCGCAGTACGGCGCGTACACCGTGCACTGGTACTGGATCGGCGCCATCCCCGCCATGGTCTTCCTCGGCCTGGTGATGATGCCCTTCTACTACGGCTCCAAGGTCCGCTCCGTACCGGAGTTCCTGCTGCACCGCTTCGGGCCGTCCTCGCACCTGCTGTCCTCGATCATCTTCGCGGTCTCGTCCGTGCTGATCGCGGGCGTGAACCTCTACGCGATGGCGATCGTGCTGGAGGCGCTGCTGGGCTGGCCGGAGTGGGTCGCGATCGTCGTCGCCGGCTTCTTCGTCCTCGCGTACATCACCATCGGCGGCCTGTCCTCCGCGATCTACAACGAGGTCCTGCAGTTCTTCGTCATCCTCGCCGCGCTGATCCCGCTGACCGTCGTCGGCCTCAAGCGCGTCGGCGGCTGGGACGGACTGACCAGCAGCCTCACCGACAGCCACGGCGGTGACTTCCTCACCGCCTGGGGCGGCACCGGCATCGGCGAGTCCAACCCGCTCGGCGCCAACTGGCTGACGATCGTGCTCGGCCTCGGCTTCGTGATGAGCTTCGGCTACTGGACCACCAACTTCGCCGAGGTCCAGCGCGCGCTGTCCGCGAAGAACCTCTCCGCCGCCAAGCGCACCCCGCTGATCGCCGCCTTCCCCAAGATCTTCATTCCGATGGTCGTGGTGGTGCCGGGCCTGATCGCGCTGGTCATGGAGCCCTCGCTGGGCAAGACCAAGGACGGTCTGCAGTACAACGACGCCATCCCGGTCCTGATGCGGGACCTGCTGCCGAACGGCGTGCTGGGCATCGCGGTGACCGGTCTGCTCGCGGCGTTCATGGCCGGTATGGCCGCCAACGTCTCGTCGTTCAACACGGTCTTCACCAACGACATCTGGGCGGCGTACCTGAAGAAGGGCCGCGAGGACGCGTACTACCTGAAGACCGGCCGGGTGGTCACCGCGGTCGGCGTGCTGATCGGCATGGGCACGGCGTTCATCGCCTCCAGCTTCAGCAACATCATGAACTACCTGCAGACGCTGTTCTCGTTCTTCAACGTGCCGCTGTTCGTGGTGTTCATCATCGGCATGTTCTGGAAGCGCACCAGCGCGGCGGCCGGCTTCTGGGGCCTGCTCTCCGGCACCGTCGCCGCGATGGTCAACTACTTCTGGTTCTACAAGCAGGGCATCATCGCGATCCCCTCCGACCAGGGCGCCAACTTCGTCTCCTCGATCGTCGCGTTCGTCGTCGGCGCGGTCGTGATGTTCGTGATCACCCTGGTGACCAAGCCCAAGCCCGCCGAGTCGCTGGCCGGCCTGGTCTACGGCACGCGCTCGCCCGGCATGGAGGAGCTGCCCGCCGAGGGCGACGACGCCTGGTACCGCAAGCCCGCCCTGCTGGGCTGGGGCGCGGTCGTCCTCGCCGCCGTCTGCTACATCCCCTTCTCCTTCTAA
- a CDS encoding helix-turn-helix transcriptional regulator, which produces MGVRLMVVDDHRLLAEALASALKLRGHRVLAAAAPSAGAADLVVSRAPEVCLLGTAAPAEPGVFDPVVRIKKERPQVAVVVLGPVPNPRGIAAAFAAGASGYVRHDERIEGVERAMMKARAGEAAIAPALLQQAFEELLHPAAQPDDEGARLLQMLTPREVEVLVRVAEGEDTRLIAAGMGIAPSTARTHVQRVLMKLGVGSRLEAAALAARTGLLDRAAVSNANAAGPQQAPPQ; this is translated from the coding sequence ATGGGCGTGCGGCTCATGGTGGTCGACGACCACCGCCTGCTCGCCGAGGCACTCGCCTCGGCATTGAAGTTGCGCGGGCACAGGGTGCTCGCGGCGGCCGCGCCGAGTGCGGGTGCGGCGGATCTGGTGGTGAGCAGAGCGCCGGAGGTGTGCCTCCTGGGGACGGCAGCGCCCGCCGAGCCGGGGGTGTTCGACCCGGTGGTACGGATCAAGAAGGAGCGGCCCCAGGTGGCCGTCGTGGTGCTCGGCCCGGTGCCGAACCCACGCGGTATCGCGGCGGCGTTCGCGGCCGGCGCGTCCGGTTACGTCCGCCACGACGAGCGGATCGAGGGTGTGGAACGGGCGATGATGAAGGCCAGGGCGGGGGAGGCGGCGATCGCCCCGGCCCTGCTCCAGCAGGCCTTCGAGGAGCTGCTGCACCCGGCGGCCCAGCCCGACGACGAGGGCGCCCGGCTGCTGCAGATGCTGACCCCGCGCGAGGTGGAGGTGCTGGTCCGGGTCGCCGAGGGCGAGGACACCCGGCTCATCGCGGCCGGTATGGGCATTGCGCCGAGCACCGCCCGTACGCACGTGCAGCGGGTGCTGATGAAGCTGGGGGTGGGGTCGCGGCTGGAGGCGGCGGCGCTGGCGGCCCGTACGGGGCTGCTGGACCGGGCCGCGGTCAGCAACGCGAACGCGGCGGGGCCGCAGCAGGCCCCGCCGCAGTGA
- a CDS encoding outer membrane protein assembly factor BamB family protein, with the protein MTQPPQPPPPPGQPPSGGFGAPQDPSYGYPQQPGQQPPQPEKPPNQPPQAPPQPPQAPPQPPQAPPQPPQAPGQPPQGPPPGPYGAQPGYGYPAQGPGYGYPQQPGQPGAPGPYGNAYAPTAQYQGGMPPQGGGNQQRTRMMIIVAAVVAVALIVGGGVWFANSGGGDEPAPDAKGSSQGTDGGAEGSDGTVALKGGKVALNPETKPGSSTGKLLFNVPLPSPDKSVVTLNGAWATAKTYAKVSKGEIVGYDLEAKKPKYKLPMDGIVCGASPYATEEGKAAVVFEAGPRKGENEREPCSQIALLDIDSGKFDWQKTMPGGRQASSLGMGVTFSQGAVVASWPGNGEAAYDIAGKELWHQRDNGNDASMQCLDRGIGGGKKLVAILRCGEYGSQTTQVQEIDPATGKPKWTYDAPKGVQSAEVVSTNGPVVIGISAGDAGITDMVVIDDSGKRQAQISLQGDKYKPNCGVSGGVERCITATADDKYLYMPSKSHDAVGGESFDKQNEIVAFDLKTGSATWKASSEVNQELVPLRMAGDKLIAYQDGYSDKGGQVVSIDPAKQGEKTVFLNLPKETADAARSLRPGMTRAVYAHGRLFLNQDIMSGTKYGLGDGKYLGLAFGS; encoded by the coding sequence ATGACCCAGCCGCCGCAGCCGCCTCCACCGCCCGGTCAGCCGCCGTCCGGCGGCTTCGGCGCGCCCCAGGACCCTTCGTACGGCTATCCCCAGCAGCCCGGCCAGCAGCCGCCGCAGCCCGAGAAGCCGCCGAACCAGCCGCCGCAGGCTCCGCCGCAGCCGCCCCAGGCCCCGCCGCAGCCGCCCCAGGCCCCGCCGCAGCCGCCGCAGGCCCCCGGCCAGCCGCCGCAGGGACCCCCGCCCGGTCCGTACGGCGCGCAGCCCGGGTACGGCTACCCGGCCCAGGGGCCGGGCTACGGCTACCCGCAGCAGCCCGGTCAGCCCGGCGCCCCCGGCCCGTACGGCAACGCGTATGCGCCCACCGCGCAGTACCAGGGCGGCATGCCCCCGCAAGGCGGCGGCAATCAGCAGCGCACCCGCATGATGATCATCGTGGCGGCCGTGGTCGCGGTCGCGCTGATCGTCGGCGGCGGCGTGTGGTTCGCCAACAGCGGCGGCGGTGACGAGCCGGCGCCGGACGCCAAGGGCTCCAGCCAGGGCACCGACGGCGGTGCGGAGGGCTCGGACGGCACGGTGGCCCTCAAGGGCGGCAAGGTCGCGCTGAACCCGGAGACCAAGCCCGGCAGCTCCACGGGCAAGCTGCTCTTCAACGTGCCGCTGCCCTCGCCGGACAAGTCGGTGGTGACGCTGAACGGCGCCTGGGCGACGGCGAAGACGTACGCCAAGGTCAGCAAGGGCGAGATCGTCGGCTACGACCTGGAAGCGAAGAAGCCCAAGTACAAGCTCCCCATGGACGGCATCGTCTGCGGCGCCTCGCCGTACGCCACCGAGGAGGGCAAGGCCGCCGTCGTCTTCGAGGCCGGCCCGCGCAAGGGCGAGAACGAGCGCGAACCCTGCAGCCAGATCGCGCTGCTGGACATCGACTCCGGCAAGTTCGACTGGCAGAAGACGATGCCCGGCGGCCGGCAGGCCTCCAGCCTCGGCATGGGCGTCACCTTCAGCCAGGGCGCGGTCGTCGCCTCCTGGCCGGGCAACGGCGAGGCCGCGTACGACATCGCCGGCAAGGAGCTGTGGCACCAGCGCGACAACGGCAACGACGCCTCGATGCAGTGCCTGGACCGGGGCATCGGCGGCGGCAAGAAGCTGGTCGCGATCCTGCGCTGCGGTGAGTACGGCTCCCAGACCACCCAGGTCCAGGAGATCGACCCGGCGACCGGCAAGCCCAAGTGGACGTACGACGCGCCCAAGGGCGTACAGAGCGCCGAGGTGGTCTCCACCAACGGGCCGGTCGTGATCGGCATCTCCGCGGGCGACGCCGGTATCACGGACATGGTCGTCATCGACGACTCCGGCAAGCGGCAGGCACAGATCTCGCTGCAGGGCGACAAGTACAAGCCCAACTGCGGGGTCAGCGGCGGCGTGGAGCGCTGCATCACCGCCACGGCGGACGACAAGTACCTCTACATGCCGTCCAAGTCGCACGACGCGGTGGGCGGCGAGTCCTTCGACAAGCAGAACGAGATCGTCGCCTTCGACCTGAAGACCGGCTCCGCGACCTGGAAGGCGTCGTCGGAGGTCAACCAGGAGCTCGTGCCCCTCCGGATGGCCGGTGACAAGCTCATCGCCTACCAGGACGGTTACAGCGACAAGGGCGGCCAGGTCGTCAGCATCGACCCGGCGAAGCAGGGCGAGAAGACGGTCTTCCTCAACCTCCCGAAGGAGACCGCCGACGCGGCCCGTTCGCTGCGCCCCGGTATGACCCGTGCGGTGTACGCGCACGGCCGGCTGTTCCTGAACCAGGACATCATGTCCGGCACGAAGTACGGCCTGGGCGACGGCAAGTACCTGGGCCTGGCCTTCGGCAGCTGA
- a CDS encoding ABC-F family ATP-binding cassette domain-containing protein, producing MAANLVNLEAVSKAYALRTLLDGVSLGVNEGDRIGVVGRNGDGKTTLIRILAQLEAPDDGRVTHVNGLRLGVLTQHDSLDPEATVRHEVIGDLADHEWAGNAKIRDVLTGLFGGLDLPGFPQGLDTVIGPLSGGERRRIALAKLLIAEQDMIVLDEPTNHLDVEGISWLARHLQARRSALVVVTHDRWFLDQVCTRMWDVQRGDVHEYEGGYSDYVFARAERERIAASEEAKRQNLMRKELAWLRRGAPARTSKPRFRIEAANELIADVPPPRDSAELMKFASSRLGKTVFDLEDVTVQAGPKVLLKHLTWQLGPGDRVGLVGVNGAGKTSLLRALADAARTQGEAQPAGGKIVVGRTVKLAYLSQEVAELDPSWRVLEAVQRVRERVDLGKGREMTASQLCEKFGFTKEKQWTPVGDLSGGERRRLQILRLLMDEPNVLFLDEPTNDLDIETLTQLEDLLDGWPGSMVVISHDRYFVERTTDRVFALLGDATLRMLPRGLDEYIERRQKMAEAAAPAPAAAAPKQKSAAVDRATQKELQKIERQLDKIGTKEAKLHTQIADNATDFAKVAELDAQLRELRDEKDELEMRWLELAEDA from the coding sequence ATGGCCGCGAACCTCGTCAATCTGGAAGCCGTCAGCAAGGCGTACGCGCTGCGCACGCTGCTGGACGGCGTCTCCCTCGGCGTCAACGAGGGCGACCGGATCGGCGTCGTCGGCCGCAACGGTGACGGCAAGACGACCCTGATCCGCATCCTCGCCCAGCTGGAGGCCCCGGACGACGGACGCGTCACACACGTGAACGGGCTGCGCCTCGGTGTGCTGACGCAGCACGACTCGCTCGACCCGGAGGCCACCGTCCGGCACGAGGTGATCGGCGACCTCGCCGACCACGAGTGGGCCGGCAACGCCAAGATCCGCGACGTGCTGACCGGGCTCTTCGGCGGCCTGGACCTGCCGGGCTTCCCGCAGGGCCTGGACACCGTCATCGGTCCGCTCTCCGGTGGCGAGCGGCGCCGCATCGCGCTCGCGAAGCTGCTGATCGCCGAGCAGGACATGATCGTCCTCGACGAGCCGACCAACCACCTGGACGTCGAAGGCATCTCCTGGCTGGCGCGGCACCTCCAGGCGCGGCGCTCCGCGCTCGTCGTCGTCACCCACGACCGGTGGTTCCTGGACCAGGTCTGTACGCGCATGTGGGATGTGCAGCGCGGCGACGTGCACGAGTACGAGGGCGGCTACAGCGACTACGTGTTCGCGCGTGCCGAGCGGGAGCGGATCGCCGCCAGCGAGGAAGCCAAGCGGCAGAACCTCATGCGCAAGGAGCTGGCGTGGCTGCGGCGCGGCGCCCCGGCCCGTACGAGCAAGCCGCGCTTCCGCATCGAGGCCGCCAACGAACTGATCGCCGACGTGCCGCCGCCCCGGGACAGCGCCGAGCTGATGAAGTTCGCCAGCTCCCGGCTGGGCAAGACGGTCTTCGACCTGGAGGACGTGACCGTACAGGCCGGGCCCAAGGTGCTGCTGAAGCACCTCACCTGGCAGCTCGGCCCCGGCGACCGGGTCGGCCTGGTGGGCGTCAACGGCGCGGGCAAGACCTCGCTGCTGCGGGCGCTGGCCGACGCGGCGCGTACGCAGGGCGAGGCGCAGCCGGCCGGCGGGAAGATCGTCGTCGGGAGGACGGTGAAGCTGGCGTACCTCTCGCAGGAGGTCGCGGAGCTGGACCCGTCCTGGCGGGTGCTGGAGGCCGTACAGCGGGTGCGCGAGCGGGTGGACCTCGGCAAGGGCCGGGAGATGACCGCGAGCCAGCTGTGCGAGAAGTTCGGCTTCACGAAGGAGAAGCAGTGGACGCCGGTCGGCGACCTCTCCGGCGGTGAGCGCCGCCGCCTGCAGATCCTGCGGCTGCTGATGGACGAGCCGAACGTGCTCTTCCTCGACGAGCCGACCAACGACCTGGACATCGAGACGCTGACGCAGCTGGAGGACCTGCTCGACGGCTGGCCCGGCTCGATGGTCGTCATCAGCCACGACCGGTACTTCGTCGAGCGGACCACCGACCGGGTGTTCGCGCTGCTGGGCGACGCGACGCTGCGGATGCTGCCGCGCGGCCTGGACGAGTACATCGAGCGCCGGCAGAAGATGGCGGAGGCCGCGGCGCCCGCGCCGGCGGCCGCGGCCCCCAAGCAGAAGTCCGCCGCCGTGGACCGCGCGACGCAGAAGGAGCTCCAGAAGATCGAGCGACAGCTGGACAAGATCGGTACGAAGGAGGCGAAGCTGCACACGCAGATCGCCGACAACGCCACCGACTTCGCCAAGGTCGCCGAACTGGACGCGCAGCTGCGGGAGCTGAGGGACGAGAAGGACGAGCTGGAGATGCGCTGGCTGGAGCTGGCGGAGGACGCGTAG
- a CDS encoding alpha/beta hydrolase, producing MTVDLEVDVEHGLPYGPSGKLLDVYRPAAAAVPPPAVLLWHGIGPDERDVLAPLARTAAALGAVVLVPDWRPDAEDRGRTHLLESLAYLRERAALHGADPERTVLAGWSTGATSAVGAALDPDAVGGWRPSAVVGVAGRFDIPDRFGGAAALERIAAGAAPAVPVHLVHGSEDPVVPAQHSRDLAAALRARELLVTLDECPADHAGVIMTAYDPARNRCVPAADEGVLAAGRRAAELLAGAAG from the coding sequence ATGACAGTGGATCTCGAAGTGGATGTCGAGCACGGCCTGCCCTACGGGCCGAGCGGCAAGCTCCTGGACGTGTACCGGCCCGCCGCGGCGGCGGTCCCGCCCCCGGCCGTCCTGCTGTGGCACGGCATCGGGCCGGACGAGCGGGACGTACTGGCGCCGCTGGCCCGTACGGCCGCGGCGCTGGGCGCGGTGGTCCTCGTGCCCGACTGGCGCCCGGACGCCGAGGACCGGGGCCGTACGCACCTGCTGGAGTCGCTCGCGTACCTGCGCGAGCGGGCGGCCCTGCACGGCGCCGACCCGGAGCGGACCGTGCTGGCCGGCTGGTCGACCGGGGCCACCTCCGCGGTCGGCGCCGCGCTGGACCCGGACGCCGTCGGCGGGTGGCGGCCGTCGGCGGTGGTCGGCGTCGCGGGCCGGTTCGACATACCGGACCGCTTCGGCGGAGCGGCCGCGCTGGAGCGGATCGCGGCGGGCGCGGCCCCGGCCGTTCCCGTGCACCTCGTGCACGGCAGCGAGGACCCGGTGGTGCCGGCCCAGCACTCCCGTGATCTGGCCGCGGCGCTGCGCGCGCGTGAGCTGCTGGTGACGCTCGACGAGTGCCCCGCCGACCACGCCGGGGTGATCATGACCGCGTACGACCCGGCGCGGAACCGCTGTGTCCCGGCGGCCGACGAGGGCGTGCTCGCGGCCGGCCGCCGGGCCGCCGAACTCCTCGCCGGCGCCGCGGGCTGA
- a CDS encoding 4-(cytidine 5'-diphospho)-2-C-methyl-D-erythritol kinase, with protein sequence MTASRTAPESVTVRVPAKVNVQLAVGAARADGFHDLANVFLAVGLYDEVTAAPADTLTLTCEGPDAGQVPLDRTNLAARAAELLAARHGIEPRVHLHIAKDIPVAGGMAGGSADGAGALLACDALWGTGASREELLDICAELGSDVPFSLVGEAALGTGRGERLTPLEVGGAFHWVFAAADGGLSTPAVYREFDRLTEGTDVPAPEASPALLAALRTGDTAALAKSLSNDLQPAALSLFPSLAATLEAGTEAGALAALVSGSGPTTAFLAADREAAERVAAALLASGTCRSARVAASPAPGATVIG encoded by the coding sequence GTGACCGCGTCCCGTACCGCTCCCGAGTCCGTCACCGTCCGCGTCCCCGCGAAGGTCAACGTCCAGCTGGCGGTCGGCGCCGCACGCGCCGACGGCTTCCACGACCTGGCCAACGTCTTCCTGGCCGTCGGCCTGTACGACGAGGTCACCGCGGCGCCCGCCGACACCCTGACGCTCACCTGCGAGGGCCCGGACGCCGGGCAGGTCCCGCTGGACCGTACGAACCTCGCCGCGCGCGCCGCCGAACTGCTGGCAGCGCGGCACGGCATCGAGCCGCGCGTCCACCTGCACATCGCCAAGGACATCCCGGTCGCGGGCGGCATGGCGGGTGGCAGCGCGGACGGCGCGGGCGCGCTGCTCGCCTGCGACGCCCTGTGGGGCACCGGCGCGAGCCGCGAGGAACTGCTCGACATCTGTGCCGAGCTGGGCAGCGACGTACCGTTCAGCCTGGTCGGCGAGGCCGCGCTCGGCACGGGGCGGGGCGAGCGGCTGACGCCGCTGGAGGTCGGCGGCGCCTTCCACTGGGTGTTCGCCGCGGCGGACGGCGGGCTGTCCACGCCCGCGGTCTACCGCGAGTTCGACCGGCTCACCGAGGGCACCGACGTACCGGCGCCCGAAGCGTCCCCGGCCCTGCTGGCGGCGCTCCGTACGGGGGACACGGCCGCGCTGGCCAAGTCGCTCTCCAACGACCTCCAGCCCGCGGCCCTCTCGCTCTTCCCGTCGCTCGCCGCGACCCTGGAGGCGGGCACGGAGGCGGGCGCCCTGGCGGCGCTCGTCTCCGGGTCCGGCCCGACCACGGCCTTCCTCGCGGCGGACCGCGAGGCCGCGGAGCGGGTCGCCGCGGCGCTCCTGGCGTCCGGCACCTGCCGGTCGGCCCGCGTCGCGGCGAGCCCGGCCCCGGGCGCGACGGTCATCGGCTGA
- the rsmA gene encoding 16S rRNA (adenine(1518)-N(6)/adenine(1519)-N(6))-dimethyltransferase RsmA, which translates to MTNSSTDEPGPLLGPADIRELAATLGVRPTKQRGQNFVIDANTVRRIVRTAEVRPDDVVVEVGPGLGSLTLALLEAADRVTAVEIDDVLAAALPATVEARLPERADRFALVHSDAMKVTELPGPPPTALVANLPYNVAVPVLLHMMATFPTIERTLVMVQSEVADRLAARPGNKVYGVPSVKANWYAEVKRAGAIGRNVFWPAPNVDSGLVSLVRRDKPLDTTASRDEVFAAVDAAFAQRRKTLRSALAGWAGSAAAAEAALVAAGVSPQARGESLTVEEFARIAEHKEAAAQ; encoded by the coding sequence GTGACCAACAGCAGCACCGATGAGCCCGGCCCGCTCCTGGGCCCCGCCGACATCCGCGAACTGGCCGCGACGCTGGGCGTCCGTCCCACCAAGCAGCGCGGCCAGAACTTCGTCATCGACGCCAACACCGTCCGCCGGATCGTGCGGACGGCGGAGGTGCGTCCCGACGACGTGGTCGTCGAGGTCGGCCCGGGCCTCGGCTCGCTGACCCTGGCGCTCCTGGAGGCCGCCGACCGGGTCACCGCCGTGGAGATCGACGACGTGCTGGCGGCCGCGCTGCCCGCGACGGTCGAGGCGCGGCTGCCGGAGCGGGCCGACCGCTTCGCGCTGGTCCACTCCGACGCGATGAAGGTCACCGAGCTGCCCGGCCCGCCGCCCACCGCCCTGGTCGCCAACCTCCCGTACAACGTCGCGGTCCCCGTCCTCCTGCACATGATGGCGACCTTCCCGACCATCGAGCGCACGCTCGTCATGGTCCAGTCCGAGGTCGCCGACCGGCTCGCGGCCCGCCCCGGCAACAAGGTCTACGGCGTCCCGTCGGTCAAGGCGAACTGGTACGCCGAGGTCAAGCGGGCCGGCGCGATCGGCCGCAACGTCTTCTGGCCCGCGCCCAACGTCGACTCCGGGCTGGTCTCCCTCGTCCGCCGCGACAAGCCGCTGGACACCACCGCCAGCCGGGACGAGGTGTTCGCCGCGGTGGACGCCGCCTTCGCGCAGCGCCGCAAGACGCTCCGCTCCGCGCTCGCCGGCTGGGCGGGCTCGGCCGCCGCCGCCGAGGCCGCGCTGGTCGCGGCGGGCGTCTCGCCGCAGGCCCGCGGGGAGTCGCTGACCGTCGAAGAGTTCGCCCGCATCGCCGAGCACAAGGAAGCCGCAGCCCAGTGA
- a CDS encoding ubiquitin-like domain-containing protein — MYDTYQAARAARPHDGHAAYDAGAAYDVRTYVPRGHAPQAYAPEPYAPESYVPESYAEAYPAPSYAPEPPDLVATEPQVPAPRVPPSHLPDQQPYDRQPDGPQPDTEPYDPLPAAGGRAGSRSGGRAAARRAARRKRFVERPEGLRRLVPQALVVAFLAGGTTAFVAHDKAVRLSVDGDPRRLHTFAGDVGELLASEGVPVGPHDIVAPAADAPLDSGDEVAVRYGRPIELTLDGHRRRVWTTARTVEGALRQLGVRAEGAYISASRARPIARHGIELAVRTERSMTFMADGQARTVRTNAATVRTALHQAGIRLRGQDTASVPLDSFPREGQTISVLRVTGSREVRDEAIAFETRRVDDPTLLKGTESVVQPGRPGVRRVTYQLRTVNGVRQRPRLLRQEVLRASRPEVVHVGTAPVPDSVAGADHLNWQGLAQCETGGRADAVDPSGTYGGLYQFDRPTWHSLGGSGAPQDAPPEEQTYRAKKLYVSRGASPWPVCGRKLHQ, encoded by the coding sequence GTGTACGACACGTACCAGGCGGCCCGCGCGGCCCGGCCGCACGACGGCCACGCCGCGTACGACGCCGGCGCCGCGTACGACGTGCGGACGTACGTCCCCCGGGGCCACGCCCCGCAGGCGTACGCACCGGAGCCGTACGCACCGGAGTCGTACGTACCGGAGTCGTACGCCGAGGCGTACCCGGCGCCGTCGTACGCGCCGGAGCCGCCGGACCTGGTGGCGACCGAGCCGCAGGTACCCGCGCCGCGGGTCCCCCCGTCCCACCTGCCCGACCAGCAGCCGTACGACCGGCAGCCGGACGGGCCGCAGCCGGACACGGAGCCGTACGACCCTCTGCCGGCCGCCGGGGGCCGGGCCGGGAGCCGGTCGGGCGGCCGGGCCGCCGCCCGGCGCGCGGCCCGCCGGAAGCGGTTCGTCGAGCGCCCCGAAGGGCTGCGCCGGCTGGTCCCGCAGGCGCTGGTCGTGGCGTTCCTCGCGGGCGGCACCACCGCCTTCGTCGCGCACGACAAGGCGGTCCGGCTCAGCGTCGACGGTGACCCGCGGCGGCTGCACACCTTCGCCGGGGACGTCGGCGAGCTGCTGGCCTCCGAAGGCGTGCCGGTCGGTCCGCACGACATCGTGGCGCCCGCCGCCGACGCCCCGCTGGACAGCGGCGACGAGGTGGCCGTGCGCTACGGCCGGCCCATCGAGCTCACCCTGGACGGCCACCGCCGCCGGGTGTGGACCACGGCGCGCACCGTCGAGGGCGCGCTGCGCCAGCTCGGCGTGCGGGCCGAGGGCGCCTACATCTCCGCCTCGCGTGCGCGGCCGATCGCCCGGCACGGCATCGAGCTGGCCGTACGCACCGAGCGCTCCATGACCTTCATGGCCGACGGCCAGGCGCGGACCGTCCGCACCAACGCCGCCACCGTGCGCACCGCACTCCACCAGGCCGGCATCCGGCTGCGCGGCCAGGACACCGCCTCCGTACCGCTCGACAGCTTCCCCCGGGAGGGCCAGACCATCTCCGTGCTGCGGGTGACCGGCTCCCGGGAGGTCCGCGACGAGGCGATCGCCTTCGAGACGCGGCGCGTCGACGACCCCACGCTCCTCAAGGGCACCGAGTCGGTGGTCCAGCCGGGGCGGCCCGGGGTGCGGCGGGTCACGTACCAGCTGCGTACCGTCAACGGGGTACGGCAGCGGCCGCGGCTGCTGCGCCAGGAGGTGCTGCGTGCGTCGCGCCCCGAGGTCGTGCACGTGGGTACCGCACCGGTGCCCGACAGCGTGGCCGGTGCCGACCACCTCAACTGGCAGGGCCTCGCGCAGTGCGAGACCGGCGGCCGGGCCGACGCGGTCGACCCGTCGGGCACGTACGGCGGGCTGTACCAGTTCGACCGCCCCACCTGGCACTCGCTCGGCGGGAGCGGCGCCCCGCAGGACGCGCCCCCCGAGGAGCAGACGTACCGGGCGAAGAAGCTGTACGTCAGCCGGGGGGCGAGCCCGTGGCCGGTGTGCGGCCGTAAGCTTCACCAGTGA